A single Cucumis melo cultivar AY chromosome 4, USDA_Cmelo_AY_1.0, whole genome shotgun sequence DNA region contains:
- the LOC127149128 gene encoding uncharacterized protein LOC127149128, protein MNLNELRTPTSRRHGYEEFGKDTIRKCPEMVEVVNQKGETPFYEACKQGQADVLLLLLDIDPTPSFELCHQNQSPMFVACINGFLDVVKVFLNHRQRLQILQERYGSLDSACFLQVASRGHLELLAKFPTLSNKDNGNSALHLACLSGHSEV, encoded by the exons ATGAATTTGAATGAATTGAGGACGCCGACTTCGAGGAGGCATGGGTACGAGGAGTTTGGGAAGGATACCATTAGAAAGTGCCCCGAAATGGTGGAGGTAGTGAATCAGAAAGGGGAAACTCCATTCTACGAAGCTTGTAAACAAGGACAAGCCGATGTGTTATTATTGCTTCTTGACATTGATCCAACGCCCAGTTTTGAACTCTGCCATCAAAATCAGAGTCCCATGTTTGTGGCTTGCATCAACGGCTTCCTCGATGTTGTTAAGGTATTTTTGAATCATCGGCAGCGGTTGCAAATATTACAAGAACGCTACGGTAGCTTGGATTCGGCTTGCTTTCTTCAGGTCGCTTCACGGGGACACCTAG AACTATTGGCGAAATTCCCGACATTGAGCAACAAGGACAATGGAAATTCTGCATTGCACTTGGCTTGCTTAAGCGGACACTCTGAAGTCTGA